In Candidatus Wallbacteria bacterium, the sequence AACGGGCTGGAACTGACTGTGGCTTTGCGCAACCTGAGCGGGGCGCTGATCCAGACCTGGTATGGCCTGGAATTGAATCTCTCTTTTCCTGAATATGAACTGGGAGAGACGATTGAATCGGAAATCACTCAGATCCGGTTGGACGGACCCCGGATTTCCCTGGAGATCAGCTCTTCAGAAGCCATGGATTGCTGGGGAGAACCTGTGTTCACTGTCACGAAGAATTTTCAGGATTTCGAACTGATCCGTCAGGGCTATGCCCTGCTTCTGCATAAGAAGATCGAACTGGATGATAAGATCAGAGAATTCAGATTCACGCTGAGGAGATCTAAATGAGACAACCAGTGGTAGCCGGCAAGTTTTATCCTGGAAATCCGAAGGAACTGGATAAGATGGTGGCTGATTTTTTCAGGAATGCCCGGGAGACTGAAGGATCGGCCTGGGGAATCATAACTCCCCATGCGGGTTATGTCTTTTCAGGTGCTGCAGCAGCACGGGCTTTTTCGGCTTTCGGGGAGCAGAAATTCGATATACTGGTGCTGCTTGGCCCGAATCATACCGGTTACGGCGGGGATGTTTCCATGTCTGACGAACCCTGGGAAACGCTGCTCGGAAATCTGGATGTCAGCTCAGAAATGCTAGAATTCATGCAGAAAAAGGGCTGGAAAATCGATAAAGCAGCCCACAAGTTCGAGCATTCTCTGGAAGTGCAGCTGCCGTTCATCTTGAAAAAATTCGAGAAAACCCCGAAAATACTTCCCATCTGTATCAGAGAGCATGACTTTGAAATCTGCAGGAAACTGGCGCTTGACCTGTTCGATTACGATACAGCTCATCCTGACCTGAACATCGGATATGTGGCTTCATCGGATTTTTCGCATTATCTGAAACCTGAAATTGTGAAGAAAAGGGATATGCCGGCTATCGACAGAATCACAGATGGCGATGCCGAAGGATTTTATCAGCTGGTAGCTGAAGAAGGCCTGACCATCTGCGGTGTACTGCCGATCACGGTTTTACTGTGCCTGCAGGAACACAAGGGCGGCAGTGCGGAACTGCTCTGCTATACCCATTCAGGCGAAGCCTATCCGATGCCGGATGTAGTGGCCTATGCTGCGATCGGATTTTATCCGTAAAATTAGTCTTTGACCATTAACGATAAGAACCGGTATAATTTTGTCATGACTCTTTCCAAACGTACATTTCTGTCATGCTGGCTGTTGATGATGGCCCTGGTTACGATATTGAGTTCAGGAGTATCTCTTGTTGTCTGCACTGGAGAGGATGGATTCTCGAAAATAGAAACTTCACTTAATGGCCGTTGCGCAGCAGTTGTCGGTACCAGAGGGGATGAAAACCCGTTTTCCAGAGGAGCGGACATGGAGACAGACTGCGGTGCCTGCACTGATCTACAGCTTCTTTTTCACACTAATGTAAAAATCCATCTGACACAGGTGCTTTCATGCGACGGACAAGCTATGTATAAATCGTCGATCTGCCAGGAGTTTTTTCCAACTCCAAATTTTTTGAGGTTTGGGAACACTGATTTTCTGATTCATAATTTCAACAGTCAAAAAAAATCGACGGTCCTGTTGATCTGATTCCTTCATTTTTCCAACACAAACAAGAGACCGTATAAACTTCACTTCATCCTAAATTATGGTCTCAAAACCAACCTGCGCTCTTGCCTCTTTATACTGTTAACAAATTTATGCATGCAAATGAAATCCATAACTTACTAAAAGGAGGTGCCGGTATGGCACGCAACAGGTCTGCATTTCGAGCTTTCGTGTTTTTTTTCCTGACAACCACAATTCTGGCTGCAGATTGCGGCGAACGCTGTTCGAACGATGGGAACTGTTTTGTCAGGGCTTCAGACAATCAAGCCCTTTCATGGGTTATTTCACAAGCACTTGACCGCAATCAGGAACTTCAGGCTTTATCTATTGAGATCAGGGTTGCTGATTCGCGAATCCATCAATCCGGCAGGAGCCCGAATCCTGAACTTGAATTCGAGGCTGAAGAATTTGGAGGAAACGGATCATTTTCTGGATATGGAGTGTCCACTCTCTCATGGTCCTTAAGCCGGCAGGTAGAAACCGGCTCGAAACGGGGGAACAGAGTCAGAGTCTCTAATTATGAAAAAGAGTTGCTCAAGAACGATTACGGAACCAGAAAACTTGATCTGATCAAAGCTGTCACCTCTGCTTACATTCGAGTCTGTGCGGCAAAAAAAATGGTAGTGCTGTCCAGGGAGTCTTTGAAACTTGCGGAACAGGCGCGGGAAGCTGTTTCCAGGAGAGTGGAGGCGGGTAAGGACTCAATGATGGAAAAATCCAAGGCGGATGTTTCGAAATCTATAGCCGCGATCGAACTGGGTCAGGCGGAAAGGGGACTGGAAAGGGCATTTATTTCCATCAATGAAATACTTGGAACTGAAGATTCCAAGAAAATAGAGTTCACTGCGCTTGAAGTCACAGACTTTACTTTGCCCAACCTGGAAACCAGGATTATGGATTTTCCTGATCTTAACAGATGGGAAGCAGTGAGCGGTCATGGACATGCTGTTCTGAAAGCGCAGAAGTCGCAGGCTTTGCCGGACCTGACTTTCAAAGGCGGTTTATCCCGTTTCAAGGCAAGCGATGAGTATGCCTATTTTTGCGCAGTCGCGCTGCCAATTCCGTTCACTGGAAATTCCGGAGGCATCAGGGAAGCTGAATTGAATCTTGAAAAGATCGAGAAAGAACGGAAATTTTCCGAACTTAAAATAAAATCAGCTTTCGCGTCATCATTTAACTCCCTGAAAACTTTAAGCAGCCAGACAAGAACTCTGAAAGAAGAAATCATTCCTGCATCTTTGAGTGCTTTTGAGTTGGCCAGTGAAGGATACAGGCTTGGAAAGTTCGGTTTTCTGGAAATGCTGGACGCACAGAGGACTCTGTTTGAGTCCCGTCTCGAGCTGGTCAAAGCTTCCGAGGAATTTCACCTGGAAAAAGCCGAGTTGGAAAGGCTGATCGGCCATGCCTTGGACTGCCCTGAGTTTAAAAAAATAGGAGGGAACTGAAAATGACTGGAAAATTGTTTAACTTGATATCCGCAGCATTCTTGATTATCACTCTTGTTTCATTACCGCTGCAGTCCGCAGAGTCTGATGCCGTTTCAGTTGAGGTGCATGACGAACATGCTGGAGAAGCTCCTGATATTCATGCCGGGGAAACTGCTGGAAGCCATGCTGGAGAGGCGCCCGCCGCACATGCCGGGGAAGAGCCAGATGCACATGCTGGGGAAGCACCTGACGCACATACCGGGGAAGCTCCTGGTGCACATGCCGGTGGTGCAGCAGGCATAAAGCTCACTGAAAAGGAAATGGCTGATAATGGTATTTTGATGGCTGTGGCAGGTTCCGGAAGCCTGAGCAGTGAAGTTGCTCTTCCCGGAGAGATAGATTTCAACCGCGAGAACTTTGCTTTAGTCGTGCCAAAGGTCTCAGGCATAGTATCAGAAGTCAGAAAAAAAGCTGGAGAGACCGTGATCACCGGGGAAGTGCTGGCAATCATGGAAAGCCGAGAACTTACCGAAGCCAGCGCCAGATACTTTGCGGCCTGTGAAAAGATCGAGATCGAAAAAATCTGCTTTGAGCGGGAACAGGAACTCTGGAAAAAGAAGATCACTTCTGCGGAGGAATTCCTGGATGCGAAACAGAAGCTGGCTGAAGCCACTCTGGAAAAGAAATTTGCTGAACAGAATCTGATCGCAATGGGACTGAGCGAACTTGAAATCAGCCGTGTTCACAAACATGACGGCCCTCTTTTGACAAAGTATGAACTAAAATCCACGATTTCAGGCGTGATCATAGACAGGCAGATAGTTCTGGGTGAAAAACTCGATGACAGCGCCAAACCGTTTACAATTGCCGACCTTTCCAGTGTGACTGTGAAATTCAATGTCTATCTGGACAATCTTTCTCTGGTGAGGGAAGGCATGGATGTGGATGTAAAAAAAGACAAGAACAGAGCCGGCATTTTTTCCAGGATAAATTACCTGAGCCGATTCATTGACAGCAGCACCAGGACTGCAGCGGCTCGGGCCGTTCTGGACAATTCAGATGGTTCCTGGAGACCGGGTGAATTCGTAACAGTAGTCATCAGCGGCGACGAACTGAAGATACCTGTGCTTGTCTCTAAAGATGCGGTGCAAAGCATAGAAACCGAAAAAGTGGTCTTTGTCGATTCTGGAAAGGGTTTTGTGACCAGGCCCGTCAAACTTGGCAGAAGCAATGCCTCGCACATTGAAATCATCTCCGGTCTGAATCCAGGCGAGAGCTATGTGGCTAAAGGCGCTTTTGAACTGAAAGCTAAAATTGTTTCCAGCGGGATGGATTCCCATGCAGGGCATGGGCATTAAAAGGAGATTTTCATGTTGGATCGCATTGTAGAATTATCACTCAAAGGGCGATGGTACGTAATTCTGGGGCTGCTGGCTCTGCTGGCATACGGAAGTTTCGAATACAGAAGGATGGCTGTTGACGCATTCCCGGACATTTCCCCGATCATGGTCCAGGTTTTTGCCGATTACGAAGGAATGGCGCCTGAGGAAATCGAGAGACTGATCGCTTATCCCATCGAAGCCGCCATGAGCGGGCTGCCTGGAGTCACTCAGGTCAAATCCACTTCCACATTCGGGCTGGCCGTCGTATATGTTTATTTCAGGGATGACGTGGACATCTATTTTGCCAGGCAGCTTGTAGCCGAAAGGCTTACCAGAGCTACGGCTGAACTGCCGCCCACAGAGGAGCCGGCGATACTGGGACCGATATCATCAGGCCTGGGCCAGGTCTTTCTGTATTATCTGACAATGGAAGAAGGCGCAGATCTGCAGGGAAAGGACAGGAACACCTATCTGAGGGAAATCAATGACCATGTAGTGAAAAAACAGCTGCAGAAAGTTCCGGGTGTGACAGATATCCTTTCCATCGGTGGATTTGTTTTCCAGTATCAGCTGGACATAAATCCTCATGCGCTTCAGAAATACTCGGTATCCATATCCGACATAGAGGACGCGATCCGCAACAACAACAAGAATGCCGGAGGCCAGTTCCTCGTGCTTGGATCAGAAGAATATCTTGTCAGAGGAATCGGATTGATTCAGGATCTTGAGCAGCTGAAAAATGTTTTTGTAAAGTCTGAAAACGGTGTACCTGTAAAACTGTCGGACCTTGGCACCGTAAGTTTCGGTAAAGAAATCAGGCGAGGTGTAATTACAAGAAACGGCAGGGAGGAAGTCGTTTCAGGCATGGTATTAAAACTCTGGGGGGAAAATACTTCCAGCGTGATACAGAAGCTTTATGAAAAGATTGAGGATGTTCAACGTTCTCTTCCCGCAGGAATCAAAATTGTCCCATATTATGAACAGGCGGAACTGGTCAGAATGGCTACCGGAACAGTAAAAAACGCGATTATTGAGGGCTCTGTGCTTGTAGTCCTGATCCTGCTGCTGTTTTTAGGGAACGCCAGATCGGCCTTCATTGTTGCGCTTTCCCTGCCGTTGTGCGCATTGATCGCAGTCATCTTCATGTCGATCTTCCGCATTTCAGCCAATCTGATGTCTTTGGGTGGAATCGCGATTGCAATCGGCATGCTCAGCGACGGCGCAATCGTGATGGTGGAAAATATTTTCAGGCATCTGGGAAATCCGGGCAGCAAACTGACAAAAGCAGAGGTGATTCTGGTAGCGGCAAAAGAAGTCACCAGGCCGATTGTTTTTTCGATCGCCATCATCATCACTGTATTTCTGCCGCTTTTTACACTGCAGGGCATTGAAGGCAAAATGTTCTCGCCAATGGCTTTCACGATTTCTTTCGCACTGCTTGGTTCAATCTTTGCCGCAATCGTCTTTTCCCCTGTACTTGCTCATTTCTTCCTCAAGGAAGGAGGGCATTTCGAAAACCCGCTGATCAGGCATTTGAAGGCATGTTATTCCCCGCTGTTATGCTGGGTCATCGGCAGAAAGGAAATGGTTCTGACAGCCGCGGCCTTGATTTTCTGCTTAAGCCTCCCTCTGCTTTTGAAGCTGGGGACTGAGTTTATCCCTACTCTGGAAGAAGGCGCGATTACGATCGGTGCAACCATGGCTCCTTCCATTTCTCTGGATAAGGCGACTGAAACTGTCTGGAAGCTGGAAAATCTGATCAAAAGCCATCCTGAAATAGCAGAAGTCATTTCAAGAATAGGCCGGCCTGAGTCAGGCACATGCCCGCATCCTGTGAATTACGCCGAGATGTATGTCAAGCTGGTGGGAAGCGAGTCTCAGATCAACCGCGAAATGAAGAAAAGGATGGTGGAGGAATTGAGGAAAGATCTCTCCACAGTTCCCGGTGTGCAGCTCAATTTCACCCAGCCGATTCAGAACGCATTTGATGAACTGCTGTCAGGCATCAGGGCGCAGCTGGCTATCAAGATCTATGGAGAGGATCTGGATGTGCTGCAGAAAAAAGCTGTGGAAGTCAAGGCTGCAGTGAGCAAAGTTGCCGGTCTGGTCGACCTGTCGGTTGAACAGAGCTTCGGGCAGCCGCAATTGCAGATAGTCCCAGATCGAGATGCCTGCGCCCGCTATGGAATCAATGTCGACCAGATACAGGAACTGGTCGAACTGGCGATCGGCGGCAAGGTTGTGGACTATCTCTATCAGAACACAAGGCGGGTCGGCATTCAGCTCCGCTATCAGGAGTCATTCAGAGACAATCCCGAAGCAATCGGAACACTTCTGATCAGTTCAAAAGACGGCAACCTGATTCCTCTCTCACAGATCGCGGAAATCAAGACTGTGACAGGACATCTGCAGATCAAGCGTGAAAATAACCAGCGCCGCTGGATCGTGCAGGGAAACATCCGTAACCGCGATCTGGGAAGTGTTGTAGCTGATGTAAAGAAGGCTGTTCTGGAAAAAATTTCCCTCCCAACCGGTTACTATGTGGAATACGGCGGCCAGTTTGAAAATCAGGAACGGGCCATGAAGACACTTTCTATTATTGTGCCCACAGTTATATTTCTGGTGTTCCTGATCCTGTGGATCGCATTCAATTCTGTTTCAGACGCTTTCCTGATCATCGTAAATGTTCCTCTGGCTCTGGTCGGAGGTGTAGTCGGGCTGCTGGTTACAGGAGAATATCTCTCTGTTCCTGCTTCAGTCGGATTCATCGCCCTGTTTGGTATCGCCGTGCAGAATGGGATGGTCCTGGTGAGCTATATCAATCAGCTGTTTGCCGAAGGGCAGCCTTTGAAAGACGCGATTGTCAGGGGATGTCTTCTCAGATTGCGCCCGGTTCTTCTGACAGCCGGAGCTACCATTCTGGGAGTGCTGCCTTTACTGCTTTCGCATGGTGCAGGATCGGAAGTTCAGAGACCGCTGGCAGTGGTTGTAGTATATGGACTGATCACGTCGACAGTTCTCACACTTTTCATAATACCTGCATTCTATGCGCTGATAAAGGGAAAAAGTAGAACATAGGGATTTCCGATAAAAAAGGCTGCCCTTCCGGACAGCCTTTTTTGATTGCTTTTCTGAGAGTTTTACATCAGCTGCACGTCGAAGACAACGCTGAGAAACTCGATTTTCTCGACAGTCACGCTATACTGGGCGCTTACTTCAGCCTTGGCTCTGTCCAGATTTGATTTGGCCATGCCTCTGGCAGCATTCCAGGCATCATTGTAATTGTCGAAAACTTCGGTGACTCCGGCAATCTGCACGAATTTCCGTTCGCCCTGGTAATCAAAGGACAGGCCGTCAACGACCATACCCCGGAAATGTGGCACGTAATTCGCTTCGTTTCTGGTTGTAAGATTGACATCAAATGTGACTGAGATCATTTCAATCTGGTCTACAAGTACATTGTATTTCTGCGCGATACAGGCCTTGGAAGTGTCCATGCAATGCTTGGCCTGTGCCTGGGCTGTCTTGAAAGCTTCATCATAGCTGGCGAATGCCGGGGTGACTTCTGAATAGAATTCGACTTTGGAGTCGCCGTTAAAATTGAACATGAAAGCCTGGGCAACGATTCCCCTGTAATAAAGGGTTTCTCTGCCTTTGATCTCCGGAGCCTGCCTGGCGAATGTGTTTTTCTCGGAAATCCTGATCTGATTATCAGTGACCTGGGTGGAAACTCCCCAGATGCTCCTGGCCTGCTGCCTGGCTTTCTGTGTTACCGCATTAATCAGTTCTGCTGCAGCGGCAGCAGCTTCAGACTGGGTGGCATAAAGTTTGTCAGTGCATTTCTGCACCGTGATTTCCGGAAGAGTCCCGTTCTTTTCAGCGCAGACTGTGACCTGAGCAACACCGACAAATGAACTGCCTGCAAATGCCGGAACAATCGTCATTCCAGCCAGAGCCAGAATCAGAAATAAACCGTAAAGTTTCACCTGTGCCTCCTATAGATCTGTTGAAGCAATTAAACCCGGATTTTTTTAAAAAGCAAGTGAAATATTATTTGGAGTTAAATCCCACTACGCTTGAAGAGCCTCTTACAAACTCGTTTTGTTAGAGGCTCTCACCCTGAAACTATTGGTTTCAGGGCACGTAGTTCACTTGGGTAACTGTAAAAAATCTTCACAAG encodes:
- a CDS encoding CusA/CzcA family heavy metal efflux RND transporter, with translation MLDRIVELSLKGRWYVILGLLALLAYGSFEYRRMAVDAFPDISPIMVQVFADYEGMAPEEIERLIAYPIEAAMSGLPGVTQVKSTSTFGLAVVYVYFRDDVDIYFARQLVAERLTRATAELPPTEEPAILGPISSGLGQVFLYYLTMEEGADLQGKDRNTYLREINDHVVKKQLQKVPGVTDILSIGGFVFQYQLDINPHALQKYSVSISDIEDAIRNNNKNAGGQFLVLGSEEYLVRGIGLIQDLEQLKNVFVKSENGVPVKLSDLGTVSFGKEIRRGVITRNGREEVVSGMVLKLWGENTSSVIQKLYEKIEDVQRSLPAGIKIVPYYEQAELVRMATGTVKNAIIEGSVLVVLILLLFLGNARSAFIVALSLPLCALIAVIFMSIFRISANLMSLGGIAIAIGMLSDGAIVMVENIFRHLGNPGSKLTKAEVILVAAKEVTRPIVFSIAIIITVFLPLFTLQGIEGKMFSPMAFTISFALLGSIFAAIVFSPVLAHFFLKEGGHFENPLIRHLKACYSPLLCWVIGRKEMVLTAAALIFCLSLPLLLKLGTEFIPTLEEGAITIGATMAPSISLDKATETVWKLENLIKSHPEIAEVISRIGRPESGTCPHPVNYAEMYVKLVGSESQINREMKKRMVEELRKDLSTVPGVQLNFTQPIQNAFDELLSGIRAQLAIKIYGEDLDVLQKKAVEVKAAVSKVAGLVDLSVEQSFGQPQLQIVPDRDACARYGINVDQIQELVELAIGGKVVDYLYQNTRRVGIQLRYQESFRDNPEAIGTLLISSKDGNLIPLSQIAEIKTVTGHLQIKRENNQRRWIVQGNIRNRDLGSVVADVKKAVLEKISLPTGYYVEYGGQFENQERAMKTLSIIVPTVIFLVFLILWIAFNSVSDAFLIIVNVPLALVGGVVGLLVTGEYLSVPASVGFIALFGIAVQNGMVLVSYINQLFAEGQPLKDAIVRGCLLRLRPVLLTAGATILGVLPLLLSHGAGSEVQRPLAVVVVYGLITSTVLTLFIIPAFYALIKGKSRT
- a CDS encoding TolC family protein; amino-acid sequence: MARNRSAFRAFVFFFLTTTILAADCGERCSNDGNCFVRASDNQALSWVISQALDRNQELQALSIEIRVADSRIHQSGRSPNPELEFEAEEFGGNGSFSGYGVSTLSWSLSRQVETGSKRGNRVRVSNYEKELLKNDYGTRKLDLIKAVTSAYIRVCAAKKMVVLSRESLKLAEQAREAVSRRVEAGKDSMMEKSKADVSKSIAAIELGQAERGLERAFISINEILGTEDSKKIEFTALEVTDFTLPNLETRIMDFPDLNRWEAVSGHGHAVLKAQKSQALPDLTFKGGLSRFKASDEYAYFCAVALPIPFTGNSGGIREAELNLEKIEKERKFSELKIKSAFASSFNSLKTLSSQTRTLKEEIIPASLSAFELASEGYRLGKFGFLEMLDAQRTLFESRLELVKASEEFHLEKAELERLIGHALDCPEFKKIGGN
- a CDS encoding efflux RND transporter periplasmic adaptor subunit — translated: MTGKLFNLISAAFLIITLVSLPLQSAESDAVSVEVHDEHAGEAPDIHAGETAGSHAGEAPAAHAGEEPDAHAGEAPDAHTGEAPGAHAGGAAGIKLTEKEMADNGILMAVAGSGSLSSEVALPGEIDFNRENFALVVPKVSGIVSEVRKKAGETVITGEVLAIMESRELTEASARYFAACEKIEIEKICFEREQELWKKKITSAEEFLDAKQKLAEATLEKKFAEQNLIAMGLSELEISRVHKHDGPLLTKYELKSTISGVIIDRQIVLGEKLDDSAKPFTIADLSSVTVKFNVYLDNLSLVREGMDVDVKKDKNRAGIFSRINYLSRFIDSSTRTAAARAVLDNSDGSWRPGEFVTVVISGDELKIPVLVSKDAVQSIETEKVVFVDSGKGFVTRPVKLGRSNASHIEIISGLNPGESYVAKGAFELKAKIVSSGMDSHAGHGH
- the amrB gene encoding AmmeMemoRadiSam system protein B produces the protein MRQPVVAGKFYPGNPKELDKMVADFFRNARETEGSAWGIITPHAGYVFSGAAAARAFSAFGEQKFDILVLLGPNHTGYGGDVSMSDEPWETLLGNLDVSSEMLEFMQKKGWKIDKAAHKFEHSLEVQLPFILKKFEKTPKILPICIREHDFEICRKLALDLFDYDTAHPDLNIGYVASSDFSHYLKPEIVKKRDMPAIDRITDGDAEGFYQLVAEEGLTICGVLPITVLLCLQEHKGGSAELLCYTHSGEAYPMPDVVAYAAIGFYP